The Echeneis naucrates chromosome 23, fEcheNa1.1, whole genome shotgun sequence genome has a segment encoding these proteins:
- the ifrd1 gene encoding interferon-related developmental regulator 1, translated as MPRTKKKNGRGGQHGNVQPFSDEDVSIETLSHCSSFSDTASVADEGGEASEDTAQEDFQYKLKGFIDSTVDKSAKTRQGALDGLKTAMATRILYEFISERRMTITDSIERCLKKGKGEEQRAAASLACLLCIQLGSGIESEEVLKTLKPIFKYILADGSASIQARQAVATSLGLCTLVAEDDILDVHATMECFENLFTRAYARMDGTCPSISPQTSQLYTNALLSWALLLTICTASQLKDILRKYLPKLPKLLESEDVNMRIAAGETIALLFELARDMDTDFEFDDWDELCNKLNALATDCNKHRAKTDKRKQRSVFRDVLKAVEEGDFQSETIRFGTERMTIDSWVKKRTYDAFREFVGSGMNYHLQANEFIRDVFELGPPVLVDSATMKAMKISRFERHLHNSAAFKARTKARSKFRDKRVDVGEF; from the exons ATGCCAAGGACCAAGAAGAAGAATGGCCGGG GGGGGCAGCATGGAAATGTGCAGCCTTTCAGTGATGAGGACGTCTCCATTGAGACTCTCAGTCattgcagcagcttcagtgaCACCGCCAGCGTAGCGGATGAAG GTGGAGAGGCCAGTGAGGACACAGCCCAGGAGGACTTCCAGTACAAGCTGAAAGGGTTCATAGACAGCACTGTGGATAAGAG TGCAAAGACCAGACAGGGGGCACTGGATGGGCTTAAGACAGCAATGGCCACACGGATCCTGTACGAGTTTATCTCAGAAAGAAGGATGACCATCACAGACAGCATTGAACGCTGCCTCAAAAAAG GAAAAGGTGAAGAGCAGCGAGCAGCTGCTTCTTTGGCCTGCCTACTGTGTATTCAGCTCGGCTCAGGCATCGAGAGCGAGGAAGTGCTCAAAACACTGAAACCCATCTTCAAATATATCCTAGCAGATGGATCTGCCAGTATACAAGCCAGACAGGCT GTGGCGACAAGTCTGGGACTCTGTACTTTAGTTGCAGAAGATGACATTTTG GACGTGCACGCTACCATGGAATGCTTTGAGAACCTGTTCACCCGGGCCTATGCAAGGATGGATGGTACCTGCCCTTCAATCAGTCCCCAGACAAGCCAGCTCTACACCAATGCCCTGCTGTCTTGGGCACTGCTTCTCACCATCTGTACTGCCAGCCAGCTCAAGGACATCCTTCGAAA ATACCTGCCGAAACTGCCAAAGTTGCTGGAGAGTGAGGATGTCAACATGAGAATTGCTGCAGGGGAGACTATTGCCCTGCTCTTTGAGCTGGCCAGAGACATGGACACT GACTTTGAGTTTGATGACTGGGATGAACTGTGTAACAAGCTGAACGCATTGGCCACAGACTGTAACAAGCACAGAGCAAAGACTGACAAGAGGAAGCAGCGCTCTGTGTTTAGGGACGTGCTTAAGGCTGTCGAG GAGGGTGACTTCCAGTCTGAAACAATCCGCTTTGGAACGGAGCGCATGACCATCGACAGCTGGGTTAAAAAGAGGACTTATGATGCCTTCAGAGAGTTTGTGGGATCTGGGATGAACTACCACCTACAG GCAAATGAATTCATCAGAGATGTGTTTGAACTGGGACCACCTGTGCTCGTGGATTCAGCCACAATGAAGGCCATGAAAATATCTCGCTTTGAAAGG caCCTCCACAACTCTGCTGCATTCAAAGCACGGACCAAGGCTCGAAGCAAGTTCAGGGACAAAAGAGTGGATGTGGgagaattttaa